One segment of Deinococcus metalli DNA contains the following:
- a CDS encoding MOSC domain-containing protein codes for MSATVIGVASDGTHRFSKQPRPAIRLLAGLGVEGDAHAGVTVQHRSRVRADPTQPNLRQLHLIHAELLDEVAAQGFAVAPADLGENVTTRGIDLLAVPRGTRLHLGAHAVVEVTGLRNPCAQIDAFRPGLLRAVLGVDDAGQPVLRAGIMAVVVTGGEVRPGDDLRVVLPPEPHEALRRV; via the coding sequence ATGAGCGCGACCGTGATCGGTGTGGCCTCGGACGGCACGCACCGCTTTTCCAAGCAGCCCCGGCCCGCGATCCGCCTGCTGGCCGGCCTGGGCGTGGAGGGCGACGCGCACGCGGGCGTGACCGTGCAGCACCGCTCGCGCGTGCGGGCCGACCCCACGCAGCCGAACCTGCGGCAACTCCACCTGATCCACGCGGAACTGCTGGACGAGGTGGCCGCGCAGGGCTTCGCGGTCGCGCCCGCCGATCTGGGCGAGAACGTGACCACGCGCGGCATCGACCTGCTGGCGGTGCCGCGCGGCACCCGGCTGCACCTGGGGGCGCACGCGGTGGTCGAGGTCACGGGCCTGCGCAATCCCTGCGCGCAGATCGACGCCTTCCGGCCGGGCCTGCTGCGGGCCGTGCTGGGCGTGGACGACGCCGGTCAGCCGGTGCTGCGGGCCGGCATCATGGCGGTGGTCGTGACGGGCGGCGAGGTGCGGCCCGGCGACGACCTCCGCGTGGTCCTCCCGCCGGAACC